A region from the Thermanaeromonas sp. C210 genome encodes:
- a CDS encoding mannitol dehydrogenase family protein has protein sequence MLSLTREALKNRAVWEKAGIKLPKFEHDEMMLNTRENPTWVHFGAGNIFRAFIAMLQQELLNLGAARTGIVAVEPFDFEIIERVYTPYGNLGLVVTLHSDGTLDKKVVASISESLIGDISRQHDWNRLKEIFTKPCLQMVTFTISEKGYNLRNASGEYLEEVKRDMEEGPDQPGHVMSKVGALLYARYKNGQLPVALVSLDNCSHNGTKLKKAVETIVQRWVDNRLVEEGFLEYVLDTHKVSFPWTVIDKITPRPSEDVKAALEAIGFGDTEIIRTSKNTYVAPFVNTEGPQYLVVEDVFPNGRPPLELVGVLFTDRETVDRVEKMKVCTCLNPLHTALAVFGCLLGYNYIAEEMRDSHLKKLVERIGYEEGLPVVVDPGILDPEAFLQEVIEKRLPNPYIPDTPQRIMTDTSQKMSIRFGETIKAYRDRAELDPASLTYIPLVIAGWCRYLMGLDDKGNPMQLSPDPMLPFLQSCLAGVRMGDITSLGDSLKPILSNKGIFGLDLYKVGLGQKIEGYFAEMISGAYAVRATLQKYL, from the coding sequence ATGCTGAGCTTAACTCGAGAGGCGCTAAAGAATAGGGCAGTATGGGAGAAAGCCGGGATCAAGTTGCCTAAATTCGAGCATGACGAAATGATGTTAAATACCCGAGAAAACCCGACGTGGGTGCACTTTGGAGCGGGTAATATATTTAGGGCCTTTATCGCTATGCTACAGCAGGAGCTCCTCAACTTGGGAGCAGCTCGTACGGGTATTGTTGCGGTTGAACCTTTCGATTTCGAGATTATAGAGCGCGTCTATACACCCTATGGCAATTTGGGCCTCGTAGTTACCTTACATTCCGACGGAACGTTGGACAAAAAAGTTGTAGCCAGCATAAGTGAAAGTCTAATCGGAGATATATCGCGGCAGCACGATTGGAACCGTTTAAAAGAAATATTTACTAAGCCCTGCTTGCAAATGGTTACCTTTACCATATCTGAAAAAGGCTATAATCTAAGAAATGCCTCCGGAGAGTACTTAGAAGAAGTTAAGCGGGATATGGAAGAAGGGCCCGACCAGCCCGGACATGTTATGTCTAAAGTAGGTGCGTTACTCTACGCTCGGTATAAGAACGGGCAGCTTCCTGTAGCTTTGGTAAGCTTGGACAATTGTTCTCATAACGGGACGAAACTAAAGAAAGCGGTTGAAACTATTGTTCAAAGATGGGTGGATAACAGGTTAGTGGAGGAGGGGTTTCTGGAATACGTACTCGATACCCATAAAGTGAGCTTCCCCTGGACGGTGATCGATAAGATTACTCCGAGGCCGTCGGAGGATGTGAAAGCAGCCCTAGAGGCTATAGGGTTCGGTGATACAGAGATTATTCGTACGTCAAAAAACACTTATGTGGCGCCTTTTGTAAACACCGAAGGCCCACAGTATCTTGTAGTGGAGGATGTCTTCCCCAACGGACGTCCGCCCCTCGAGCTGGTAGGGGTCCTCTTTACCGACAGGGAGACCGTGGACCGGGTGGAAAAAATGAAAGTCTGCACCTGCTTAAATCCCTTACATACCGCATTGGCGGTGTTCGGATGCTTATTGGGATACAACTACATTGCGGAAGAAATGAGGGATTCTCATCTAAAGAAATTAGTAGAAAGAATCGGATACGAAGAAGGCTTGCCTGTAGTGGTAGATCCGGGGATCCTGGACCCCGAAGCCTTTCTTCAAGAAGTTATCGAAAAGAGATTGCCCAATCCGTACATTCCCGATACACCCCAGAGGATTATGACCGATACCTCCCAAAAAATGAGTATAAGATTTGGCGAGACTATCAAAGCCTACCGGGACAGGGCAGAGTTGGATCCGGCAAGTCTTACTTATATTCCTTTAGTAATTGCCGGCTGGTGCAGGTATTTAATGGGATTGGATGATAAAGGTAATCCCATGCAGCTCAGTCCCGATCCGATGCTTCCGTTCCTACAGTCATGCCTTGCTGGAGTACGGATGGGTGATATTACTTCTTTAGGCGATAGCTTAAAACCTATTTTATCCAACAAAGGCATTTTTGGTTTAGACCTTTATAAAGTGGGGTTGGGGCAAAAGATTGAGGGTTACTTTGCGGAAATGATTTCAGGAGCTTACGCTGTACGGGCTACCCTACAAAAGTATTTATAA
- a CDS encoding SDR family NAD(P)-dependent oxidoreductase: MYNFQGKVVWVTGSSTGIGRAIARGFARHGADVIVHYRNSAAEAFSLVQEMENMGRRALLVKGDVSCGQDVEEMVREIQESFGRLDILVNNAGSMIKRARLEEADEELWESVMNTNLKSAFMVTKAVLPMMKAQGRGKIINITSVAVKTGGGPGALIYATAKGALATFTRGLAKELAGDNILVNAVAPGLIRTPFHKPEITPPEMFEDMARNIPLKRAGVPEDVVGAVLFLASDYADYITGQTIDVNGGMVVY; the protein is encoded by the coding sequence ATGTACAACTTTCAAGGTAAAGTAGTATGGGTTACAGGAAGTAGCACGGGCATAGGGCGGGCGATAGCCCGTGGTTTTGCCCGCCACGGTGCAGACGTAATAGTCCATTATAGAAATAGCGCTGCCGAAGCCTTTAGTTTAGTGCAAGAAATGGAAAATATGGGGAGAAGGGCGCTGCTGGTTAAAGGGGATGTTTCCTGTGGTCAGGACGTGGAAGAGATGGTCAGGGAAATCCAAGAGAGCTTCGGACGGCTCGATATTCTTGTTAACAATGCCGGATCAATGATAAAGAGAGCCCGCCTGGAAGAAGCCGATGAAGAGTTATGGGAAAGTGTAATGAATACCAACTTGAAATCCGCCTTTATGGTGACTAAGGCCGTTCTCCCTATGATGAAGGCTCAGGGCAGGGGCAAGATAATAAACATCACTTCGGTGGCGGTCAAGACGGGCGGCGGTCCGGGAGCGCTTATTTATGCTACTGCTAAGGGGGCCTTAGCTACCTTCACCCGCGGTCTGGCCAAGGAACTGGCCGGGGATAATATCCTGGTCAACGCCGTGGCACCTGGTTTGATCCGTACACCTTTCCATAAACCGGAGATTACTCCCCCGGAAATGTTCGAGGATATGGCCCGCAATATCCCTCTTAAGCGCGCTGGCGTACCAGAAGACGTAGTAGGAGCGGTTTTGTTTTTAGCCTCGGATTATGCTGATTACATTACAGGCCAGACCATTGATGTCAACGGGGGTATGGTAGTTTATTGA
- a CDS encoding formate dehydrogenase subunit gamma, which yields MPERRIERFNLAERLGHWSHGVTFVLLLVTGLGLVFRGLSGLLSPEVLQAARNVHHAMAYPFTFLTVLILLLGTPRTTFQWLKECFTWRKEDLKFLQGFPREFFGLPVKLPEQGKFNAGEKLNSLLTVFGSVWMMATGWILLLRDRLSPEVVTWALPLHSAGALLMGAVLIGHVYLALGHPGSRESIKGMIWGTVSETFAREHHGRWYREITGQDEMERSRPRVA from the coding sequence ATGCCGGAAAGAAGGATTGAGCGTTTTAACCTGGCGGAGCGGCTGGGGCACTGGAGCCACGGGGTAACCTTCGTGCTACTGCTGGTTACGGGCTTAGGGCTGGTTTTCCGGGGATTAAGCGGCCTCTTAAGTCCGGAAGTATTGCAGGCTGCCCGGAACGTGCATCACGCCATGGCTTATCCTTTCACTTTCTTGACGGTTCTCATCCTTCTCCTTGGAACTCCCCGGACGACCTTCCAGTGGCTCAAAGAATGCTTTACCTGGAGGAAGGAAGACCTGAAGTTCCTCCAGGGCTTTCCCCGGGAATTCTTCGGCCTCCCGGTGAAACTGCCCGAACAGGGGAAATTCAATGCCGGAGAAAAACTGAATTCCCTTCTCACCGTCTTCGGTTCCGTCTGGATGATGGCCACGGGCTGGATACTCCTTTTAAGGGATAGGTTGTCCCCTGAAGTGGTGACCTGGGCCCTTCCCCTCCACTCGGCGGGGGCCTTGTTAATGGGAGCCGTGTTGATAGGGCATGTCTATCTCGCCCTGGGCCACCCCGGCTCTAGGGAGTCCATTAAGGGAATGATCTGGGGCACCGTTTCGGAAACCTTTGCCCGGGAGCACCACGGCCGCTGGTACCGTGAAATCACAGGGCAGGATGAGATGGAAAGGAGCCGCCCAAGGGTGGCCTAG
- a CDS encoding CAP domain-containing protein, whose product MRRKRLILSLVALLVALTSALVLANPAGAGTSYSPKYIYYLKTNSNPQATPVQWWAWLFWRQPSPSPAPSPQPAPAPQPQPEPAPEPAPSPPPEEADNSYELHQYEEQVVELVNAERAKAGLKPLAVDGQLCKAARLKAEDMRDHNYFSHTSPTYGSFAQMLKSLGITYRTAGENIAAGYRTPEAVVAAWMGSSGHRANILNPNFTHIGVGYASGGSYGHYWVQEFIGK is encoded by the coding sequence TTGCGGCGCAAGCGGTTGATTTTGTCCCTCGTTGCTTTGCTGGTGGCCCTTACGTCCGCCCTTGTTCTGGCGAATCCGGCCGGGGCCGGTACCTCTTATAGCCCAAAGTACATTTACTATCTGAAGACCAACTCGAACCCTCAGGCGACCCCCGTACAATGGTGGGCGTGGCTTTTCTGGCGTCAGCCGTCACCTTCGCCTGCTCCGTCACCGCAGCCGGCTCCCGCGCCTCAACCCCAGCCTGAGCCGGCACCGGAGCCTGCTCCCAGCCCCCCGCCGGAGGAGGCTGATAACAGTTATGAGCTTCACCAGTACGAGGAGCAGGTCGTGGAGCTAGTCAATGCCGAGCGGGCCAAGGCCGGCCTCAAGCCCCTGGCCGTGGACGGGCAGCTATGCAAGGCAGCCCGGCTGAAGGCGGAGGATATGCGGGACCACAACTACTTTAGCCATACCTCCCCCACTTATGGGTCCTTTGCGCAGATGCTCAAGAGTCTGGGGATTACTTACCGGACAGCCGGGGAGAACATCGCCGCGGGCTACCGGACGCCGGAAGCGGTGGTGGCAGCCTGGATGGGGAGCAGCGGTCACCGGGCCAATATACTTAATCCTAACTTTACCCACATCGGGGTGGGCTACGCGAGTGGTGGGAGCTACGGCCATTACTGGGTGCAAGAGTTCATAGGAAAATAG
- a CDS encoding 4Fe-4S dicluster domain-containing protein, with translation MARLGMLIDLNRCIGCHGCTVACQAEWGLSPEEHFTRVHRYEVGTFPAVRGGVVLTQCMHCDDPPCAKVCPTGATQKRPDGVVTVDETKCIGCRYCESACPYDARTFNRERNIAQKCYFCYHRLAEAKQPACVETCMAGARIFGDLEDPGSEISQAISSKKAVKISGTAVAYVPPRNLQLDRSLLPPDLEEPGAVRLWQDIVHPAGKAAMGLAAAAVVTSLLINTIAKGGKEHAGKKD, from the coding sequence ATGGCGCGTCTCGGTATGCTGATAGATCTTAACCGATGCATAGGCTGCCATGGGTGTACGGTGGCCTGCCAGGCGGAGTGGGGGCTATCACCGGAGGAACACTTCACCCGCGTTCACCGCTATGAGGTGGGAACCTTTCCCGCAGTGCGGGGAGGCGTGGTTCTTACCCAGTGCATGCATTGTGACGATCCCCCCTGCGCTAAAGTCTGTCCCACGGGCGCGACCCAAAAGAGGCCCGATGGTGTGGTTACCGTAGACGAAACAAAATGCATCGGCTGTCGCTACTGCGAATCGGCCTGCCCCTATGATGCCCGTACCTTTAACCGCGAGCGCAACATCGCGCAAAAGTGCTACTTCTGCTACCACCGGCTGGCGGAAGCCAAACAGCCGGCCTGCGTGGAGACCTGTATGGCCGGGGCGAGGATTTTCGGCGACCTGGAGGACCCGGGGAGCGAAATAAGCCAGGCCATAAGCAGCAAAAAGGCCGTTAAAATATCCGGCACCGCGGTGGCTTACGTACCTCCCCGCAATTTGCAGCTGGACCGTTCCCTTCTTCCCCCCGACCTTGAGGAGCCGGGGGCGGTGCGGTTGTGGCAGGACATCGTTCACCCGGCGGGCAAGGCCGCCATGGGCCTTGCGGCGGCGGCAGTAGTTACCAGTCTGTTAATCAACACTATTGCCAAAGGGGGTAAGGAACATGCCGGAAAGAAGGATTGA
- a CDS encoding LysR family transcriptional regulator — MNLSHIRAFCTVAQVKSMSEAARILHISQSSLSYQIQLLENDLEAELFTRTNKGVELTELGEIVYEYGQTLLQLVENMKRDLANWKSGHERLIVGASSTIGSYALPCTIYTFKEKYPEANIRLLVANREETIRRLLERTVDLGLIEGPVEVPGLVTRGVAEDELLLIVPSSWPSSGSIGLEELRRLPLIIREEGSGTRQTIEKALGEHGLSLRDLNIVLELNSNDAIKSAIRAGHGVALLSRLTVRAELSTGALKALKVEGISFRTTFTIVYPQGKPASDLHKKFCRFILSNRRAFC; from the coding sequence ATGAATCTGTCTCATATCCGGGCCTTTTGCACGGTGGCCCAGGTAAAGTCCATGTCGGAGGCCGCCCGCATCCTCCATATATCCCAATCTTCCCTCAGTTACCAGATACAGCTCCTGGAGAACGACCTGGAAGCCGAGCTCTTCACCCGGACTAACAAGGGCGTTGAACTGACCGAACTGGGAGAAATCGTTTATGAATACGGTCAAACCCTGCTGCAGCTCGTGGAAAATATGAAGCGGGACCTGGCCAACTGGAAGAGCGGCCACGAACGCCTCATCGTAGGAGCGAGCAGCACTATCGGCAGTTATGCCCTGCCCTGCACCATCTACACCTTCAAAGAAAAATACCCGGAGGCCAACATCCGGCTGCTGGTGGCCAACCGGGAAGAAACCATCCGGCGGCTCCTGGAGAGGACCGTGGACCTGGGACTGATCGAGGGGCCCGTGGAAGTGCCGGGCCTGGTCACCCGGGGCGTGGCGGAGGACGAACTCCTCCTCATCGTCCCCTCCTCCTGGCCTAGCTCGGGATCTATCGGCCTGGAGGAACTGCGCCGTTTGCCCCTGATAATAAGGGAAGAGGGCTCGGGAACAAGACAGACCATAGAAAAAGCCCTCGGCGAGCACGGCCTCTCCCTACGGGATCTCAACATAGTCTTGGAGCTTAACAGTAACGACGCCATTAAGTCTGCCATCCGGGCCGGGCACGGAGTAGCCCTGCTGTCCCGCTTGACGGTCCGCGCCGAGCTGAGCACGGGGGCCCTCAAGGCCCTTAAGGTAGAGGGTATTTCCTTCCGCACTACTTTTACCATTGTCTATCCCCAAGGGAAGCCTGCCAGTGACCTGCATAAAAAGTTCTGCCGTTTTATCCTCTCCAATCGCCGGGCCTTCTGTTAG
- the uxuA gene encoding mannonate dehydratase, which yields MKLVFRWFGGGHDHISLEQIAQIPGRPGIVGALYDVPVGEVWPLEKIKKLKETVEKAGLELEVIESVNVHEDIKLGLPSRDRYIDNYIQTLKNLARCGIKVVCYNFMPVFDWTRTDLAKILPDGSKTLSYEDEKIQKIDPRKLVEEIATNSHGFELPGWEPERLRNLRDLFAQYHDVDEGKLLKNLEYFLKAIIPGAEEVDIKMALHPDDPPWSVFGLPRVAKSKEDLEKIINLVDSPYNGLTLCSGSLGADPNNDIPALIRYFGARGRIYFAHVRNIKIHSLRNFDETSHLSSDGSLDMFEIMKAYYDIGFTGYLRPDHGRMIWNEVGRPGYGLYDRALGIAYLNGLWEAISKMETRYR from the coding sequence ATGAAACTGGTCTTTAGATGGTTTGGAGGAGGCCATGACCATATCTCTCTCGAGCAAATTGCGCAGATACCAGGCAGACCTGGTATTGTTGGTGCCCTTTACGATGTGCCAGTCGGTGAAGTATGGCCCCTAGAAAAAATCAAAAAACTAAAGGAGACTGTAGAAAAGGCGGGACTGGAATTAGAAGTCATAGAGAGTGTCAATGTCCATGAGGATATCAAACTAGGGCTTCCCAGCAGGGACCGGTACATCGATAATTACATTCAAACCTTAAAAAATCTGGCTCGGTGCGGCATTAAGGTAGTCTGCTATAACTTTATGCCCGTATTCGACTGGACGCGCACGGACTTGGCGAAGATCTTGCCGGACGGCTCTAAGACGTTGTCCTACGAAGACGAAAAGATACAGAAGATAGACCCCCGGAAGCTAGTAGAAGAAATAGCGACCAATTCCCACGGTTTTGAATTACCGGGGTGGGAACCCGAAAGGCTGCGTAACTTAAGGGATCTGTTCGCCCAATACCACGATGTAGATGAAGGCAAGCTCTTAAAAAACCTGGAGTACTTTTTAAAGGCCATTATCCCTGGGGCCGAAGAAGTTGACATAAAGATGGCCCTTCACCCCGACGATCCGCCGTGGTCTGTTTTCGGGCTGCCTCGGGTTGCCAAATCTAAGGAGGACCTAGAAAAAATAATCAATCTCGTGGATAGCCCCTATAACGGTCTTACCCTGTGTAGCGGTAGCCTGGGGGCCGATCCCAATAATGATATTCCAGCTCTGATCCGGTATTTTGGGGCGCGAGGAAGGATATACTTCGCCCATGTAAGAAACATCAAGATTCATTCGCTACGCAATTTTGATGAGACCTCTCACTTATCTTCTGATGGTTCCTTAGATATGTTTGAGATTATGAAAGCTTATTATGATATCGGTTTTACAGGCTACCTCAGACCCGACCACGGCAGGATGATTTGGAATGAAGTGGGTAGACCAGGTTATGGTTTGTATGACCGGGCCTTGGGCATAGCTTACCTAAACGGTCTGTGGGAAGCCATTAGTAAAATGGAGACAAGGTATCGTTAA
- a CDS encoding sugar kinase: MARVVTFGEIMLRLSPPGYSRLVQADSLDVTYGGGEANVAVSIANFGGEAVFVTKVPANPLGQAAVNHLRRYGVDTRYILRGGERLGIYFLEIGASQRPSKVVYDRKGSSISQVRPGEFAWEEILQGARWFHFTGITPALGDNVAAVTLEAVQAAKKLGLTVSCDLNYRKNLWPPEKARATMTELMAYVDIAIGNEEDAEKVFGIKAAASDVTAGQISEEGYRQVAAELARRFNLKMVAITLRESFSAFDNGWSALLYDGKEFYRSRRYQIHIVDRVGGGDAFAGGLIYALLEGCPPREALEFAVAASCLKHTIPGDFNHVTREEVETLMKGDASGRVQR, encoded by the coding sequence ATGGCCAGAGTGGTAACCTTCGGCGAAATTATGCTGCGGCTTTCGCCTCCCGGGTATAGCCGTCTGGTGCAGGCGGATTCCTTGGACGTTACCTACGGCGGAGGAGAAGCCAATGTAGCCGTTTCCATAGCCAATTTCGGCGGTGAGGCCGTTTTTGTAACCAAAGTGCCGGCCAACCCTTTAGGCCAGGCGGCTGTTAATCATTTGCGGCGCTACGGGGTGGATACGCGGTATATCCTGCGCGGGGGCGAACGGCTGGGCATCTATTTTTTGGAGATAGGAGCCTCCCAGCGGCCCTCCAAGGTCGTATACGACCGCAAGGGGTCCAGCATTTCCCAGGTACGGCCGGGAGAATTTGCGTGGGAAGAGATCCTGCAAGGGGCAAGGTGGTTCCACTTTACTGGTATTACCCCGGCCTTGGGGGATAACGTAGCGGCGGTAACTTTAGAGGCTGTCCAGGCGGCCAAGAAATTGGGCCTCACGGTGAGCTGCGATCTAAACTACCGCAAGAACTTGTGGCCGCCGGAAAAAGCCCGGGCTACCATGACCGAACTCATGGCTTATGTGGATATTGCCATTGGCAACGAAGAAGATGCCGAGAAGGTTTTTGGGATTAAAGCAGCGGCTTCGGATGTAACTGCCGGCCAGATCAGTGAAGAAGGATACCGGCAGGTGGCAGCAGAGCTGGCCCGCAGGTTTAACTTAAAGATGGTAGCCATAACCTTAAGGGAGAGCTTTTCTGCCTTTGATAACGGGTGGTCGGCCTTGCTGTATGACGGAAAGGAGTTTTACCGATCCCGCCGCTACCAGATTCATATTGTAGACAGGGTAGGCGGGGGCGATGCTTTTGCCGGCGGCCTGATCTATGCCCTGCTGGAGGGATGCCCACCGCGCGAAGCCTTGGAATTTGCCGTCGCCGCCTCCTGCCTCAAACATACCATTCCCGGCGATTTTAACCACGTAACCCGGGAGGAAGTAGAAACCCTGATGAAGGGGGACGCCTCGGGCCGCGTCCAGCGTTAA
- a CDS encoding sulfurtransferase TusA family protein gives MAVYRLNVCGEMCPIPILRTKVRLKGLNRGDILIVETDHSCTTQALVEAVHKMGHKAEVQSVDNGLWEIIIEKCH, from the coding sequence GTGGCCGTCTACCGGCTCAACGTATGCGGGGAGATGTGTCCCATTCCCATTTTGCGAACTAAGGTGCGCCTGAAGGGCCTCAACCGGGGGGATATCCTTATTGTGGAGACAGACCACAGCTGTACTACCCAGGCCCTGGTAGAGGCGGTCCACAAGATGGGGCATAAGGCGGAGGTACAGAGCGTGGACAACGGGCTATGGGAGATTATCATAGAAAAGTGCCACTGA
- a CDS encoding IclR family transcriptional regulator — MSGTANTQALERALTILEALAGEKEGLGLNEVARRVGLHKSTVYRLLQTFKEYGYVEREADHGKYRLGLKILELSGQILDRIDVRTIAHPFLEELAAKSNEVAHLVIPDGDEAVYIDKVEGNRTIRMHSQIGRRVPLHSTAVGKAILAYLTWPEVQDLLARKGLPRFTARTITEWTELAKELEGIRQRGYAVDNGENEEGIRCVGAPIFDYQNRVVAALSISGSEVHVTEERIPELGGLVRWAGREISRRLGFRGGDA; from the coding sequence ATGTCCGGAACGGCAAACACCCAGGCTTTGGAAAGGGCTTTAACCATCCTTGAGGCTTTAGCCGGAGAGAAGGAAGGACTGGGCTTAAACGAAGTGGCCCGCCGGGTAGGACTGCACAAGAGCACTGTTTATCGCCTCCTGCAGACTTTTAAGGAATACGGCTATGTAGAACGGGAGGCCGACCACGGCAAATACCGCCTGGGATTAAAGATATTGGAATTAAGCGGGCAAATTCTAGACCGGATAGACGTGCGCACCATAGCCCACCCTTTTCTGGAAGAGCTGGCAGCTAAAAGCAATGAAGTGGCCCACCTGGTAATACCGGACGGAGACGAGGCCGTCTATATCGACAAAGTCGAAGGAAACCGGACTATCCGCATGCACTCCCAGATCGGCCGCCGGGTGCCCCTCCATTCCACGGCCGTGGGCAAAGCTATCCTGGCCTATCTTACCTGGCCGGAAGTACAGGACTTATTGGCCAGGAAGGGCTTGCCCCGTTTTACGGCTCGCACCATTACCGAGTGGACGGAACTAGCAAAGGAACTGGAAGGGATCCGCCAAAGGGGCTATGCTGTGGATAACGGTGAAAATGAAGAAGGCATTCGCTGTGTTGGAGCCCCCATCTTCGATTATCAGAACCGGGTGGTGGCGGCTTTAAGCATTTCCGGCTCGGAAGTTCACGTAACGGAGGAGAGGATACCAGAATTGGGCGGGTTGGTGCGGTGGGCCGGCCGGGAAATATCCCGCCGCTTGGGTTTTCGAGGAGGGGATGCTTAA
- a CDS encoding molybdopterin-containing oxidoreductase family protein, whose amino-acid sequence MSPIKISRRTFLKASAAAGALAAFNGGLTVAGRGLPASAAEAERVVPSICEMCGVKCGILVRVREERVVKIEGNPKDPQASGRLCARGNAGMKTLYDPDRLKEPLKRVEEGKFEPISWDQAFREIGEKLQELKARYGPESLVWLAHPELIAPFERHFMAAYGSPNYTGHAPTCYTARNVAFEQMYGAVPGVDYANVRYYMALGRNLTGGIKNPDIQKITAAKEKGAHLVAVDPRLSDFATFADEWLPIRPGTDLALVLALIHVIINENLYDAAFVAERTIGFDELKAGVRDYTPEWAAGITGIDAPTIARIAREMAEAKPASVVDPGWHAVTGSQYYNSLQTARAVAALNALLGNLGARGGLSFPTRVKLGDPSGLMGPKTPEITAPRWDGAGGEEWPLIKAHGIVQLFPQRVKEDAPYPIRGAVIYHLNPVRSCPDSQAFIEALQRLELVVAIDIQMNDTAYYAHYILPESTYLERYDPLMTVGNKIILRQPAVRPLFNTKGAEEIIAGLARAAGLGEYFNFTLEQYNNALLAPLGLTQDKLEREGVAEVEAEKPDYTRLKTPSGKIELACPAFVRAGSTLTPAWEPPLVEPGEGNFRFIQGHVPMHTHTTTDNNSYLVSLMPENELWIHTGPASRLGIKSGDIVEVASEVGKVTVKARVTEGIHPEAVFLAHGFGCGVPLRRLAYNRGANGSLLIPIRVAPISGVTAQCETLVTVRKVG is encoded by the coding sequence ATGTCGCCGATTAAAATCAGCCGGCGTACATTCCTTAAAGCTTCCGCGGCAGCAGGGGCCCTGGCTGCTTTTAATGGCGGCCTCACTGTCGCGGGCCGGGGGCTACCGGCGAGTGCGGCTGAAGCGGAACGGGTTGTACCGAGTATTTGCGAGATGTGCGGTGTTAAATGCGGCATCCTGGTGCGGGTGCGGGAGGAACGGGTGGTAAAGATAGAAGGCAACCCGAAAGATCCCCAGGCGTCCGGACGGCTGTGCGCCCGCGGGAACGCAGGCATGAAAACCCTCTACGACCCCGACCGCTTAAAGGAACCCCTGAAGCGGGTGGAGGAAGGGAAGTTCGAGCCCATAAGCTGGGACCAGGCCTTCCGGGAGATCGGCGAAAAACTGCAGGAGCTCAAGGCCCGCTACGGCCCCGAGTCTTTGGTGTGGCTGGCCCACCCCGAGCTCATTGCTCCCTTCGAGAGGCATTTCATGGCCGCCTACGGCTCCCCCAACTACACGGGCCACGCGCCGACCTGCTATACCGCCCGCAATGTGGCCTTTGAGCAGATGTACGGCGCCGTGCCGGGCGTGGACTACGCCAACGTACGCTACTATATGGCCCTGGGCCGCAATCTCACCGGCGGCATCAAAAATCCAGACATCCAGAAGATCACGGCCGCCAAGGAAAAGGGCGCCCACCTGGTGGCGGTAGACCCGCGCCTGAGCGATTTTGCCACCTTTGCCGACGAATGGCTTCCCATCAGGCCGGGAACCGACCTGGCCCTCGTTCTTGCCCTGATACACGTTATCATCAACGAGAACCTGTACGACGCCGCCTTTGTCGCCGAGCGTACGATAGGTTTTGACGAGTTAAAAGCGGGCGTGAGGGATTACACCCCGGAGTGGGCGGCGGGAATAACGGGTATTGACGCGCCTACCATCGCCCGCATCGCCCGGGAAATGGCGGAGGCCAAGCCGGCCTCAGTGGTAGATCCGGGATGGCATGCCGTAACCGGCTCCCAGTACTACAACAGCCTCCAGACCGCCAGGGCGGTAGCCGCCCTTAACGCCCTCCTGGGCAACCTCGGCGCCAGGGGAGGTTTGAGCTTCCCCACCAGGGTAAAGTTGGGCGATCCCTCAGGGCTTATGGGGCCCAAGACCCCGGAGATCACCGCTCCCCGCTGGGATGGGGCGGGCGGCGAGGAATGGCCTTTAATCAAAGCCCACGGAATAGTGCAGCTCTTCCCCCAGCGGGTGAAGGAGGATGCGCCCTATCCCATTAGAGGTGCCGTAATCTATCACCTCAACCCGGTGCGGTCGTGTCCGGATTCCCAGGCCTTCATCGAAGCGTTGCAGCGGCTTGAACTGGTAGTGGCCATCGATATTCAAATGAACGACACGGCCTACTATGCCCACTACATCTTACCGGAGTCCACCTACCTGGAAAGATACGACCCCTTAATGACCGTGGGCAACAAGATCATTTTGCGCCAGCCGGCCGTGCGTCCCCTTTTCAACACCAAAGGGGCGGAGGAAATCATTGCAGGCCTGGCCCGCGCCGCCGGCCTGGGCGAATACTTTAATTTTACCCTCGAACAGTATAACAATGCCCTGCTGGCTCCTCTAGGCCTTACCCAGGATAAGCTAGAGCGGGAAGGGGTAGCGGAGGTAGAGGCCGAAAAGCCGGATTATACCCGCCTCAAGACACCTTCCGGCAAAATCGAGCTGGCCTGCCCCGCCTTTGTCCGGGCCGGGAGCACTTTGACCCCGGCTTGGGAGCCGCCGCTGGTGGAGCCCGGGGAAGGCAATTTCCGGTTCATCCAGGGGCACGTCCCCATGCATACCCATACCACCACCGACAACAACAGTTACCTGGTCTCCCTCATGCCGGAAAACGAGCTGTGGATCCATACCGGCCCGGCAAGCCGGCTGGGCATTAAGAGCGGGGATATAGTCGAAGTAGCTTCCGAGGTGGGCAAGGTTACGGTAAAAGCCCGCGTGACCGAGGGTATTCACCCCGAGGCCGTTTTCTTGGCCCACGGCTTTGGCTGCGGTGTACCCTTGAGGCGCCTAGCCTACAACCGGGGGGCTAACGGCAGCCTCCTGATCCCCATCAGGGTGGCCCCTATCTCAGGGGTGACCGCCCAGTGCGAAACCCTGGTTACGGTGCGGAAGGTGGGATAA